From a single Candidatus Methylomirabilota bacterium genomic region:
- a CDS encoding D-aminoacyl-tRNA deacylase — translation MIGPANTQHLTPVTLLTAEADSRLLTDDGWSEAEMRAVIQRVRRAQVIIDGGAVGQIGLGLVVFLGVGKEDGQEEVDWMVEKIAHL, via the coding sequence GTGATCGGACCTGCTAACACCCAGCACCTAACACCTGTCACCCTATTGACGGCCGAGGCTGACAGCCGACTGCTGACCGATGATGGCTGGAGCGAAGCGGAGATGCGTGCGGTCATTCAGCGGGTGCGCCGGGCTCAAGTAATCATTGACGGGGGGGCCGTGGGGCAGATTGGCCTCGGCTTGGTCGTTTTCCTGGGGGTGGGCAAGGAGGACGGGCAAGAGGAAGTGGACTGGATGGTGGAGAAGATTGCTCACCTC